A genomic region of Janthinobacterium lividum contains the following coding sequences:
- a CDS encoding N-acyl amino acid synthase FeeM domain-containing protein yields MSFEDEPIISFDTPGTFSDLVVGEGQIDPAMEHELDLQRFHIRMANSRGRREAASLLIRKMYGWRGYAVDPGIAHALNKITLFAETAGSTVGTMTLCLDNDETGLPADENFRDKLDVLREEGRRLCEPSRLAIDKGVSKRVFAALIHISYIYAHNIHGFTDYVIEVNPRHVVFYKRMLGFKDFGGERECTRVGAPAVLLRLDLDYMGAQIRKYGGLMEQHGGERSFYPFFFPTWDEPGITDRLRQGRN; encoded by the coding sequence ATGAGCTTTGAAGATGAACCCATTATTTCCTTCGACACGCCAGGCACCTTCAGTGACCTGGTGGTGGGCGAGGGGCAGATCGACCCTGCCATGGAGCACGAGCTCGACCTGCAGCGCTTTCATATCCGCATGGCCAATTCGCGCGGCCGGCGCGAGGCGGCCAGTTTGCTGATCCGCAAGATGTACGGCTGGCGCGGCTATGCCGTCGATCCCGGCATCGCGCATGCCCTGAATAAAATCACGCTGTTTGCAGAAACGGCCGGCAGCACCGTCGGCACCATGACACTGTGCCTTGACAATGACGAGACAGGCCTGCCCGCCGATGAAAACTTCCGCGACAAGCTCGACGTGCTGCGCGAAGAGGGGCGGCGCCTGTGCGAACCATCACGCCTGGCCATCGACAAGGGCGTGAGCAAGCGCGTGTTTGCGGCGCTGATTCATATTTCTTATATCTATGCCCACAATATTCACGGCTTTACAGATTACGTGATCGAAGTCAACCCGCGCCACGTGGTGTTTTACAAGCGCATGCTGGGTTTCAAGGACTTCGGCGGCGAGCGCGAGTGCACGCGCGTGGGGGCGCCGGCCGTGCTGCTACGGCTGGACCTCGATTACATGGGGGCCCAGATCCGCAAATACGGTGGCCTGATGGAACAGCATGGGGGTGAACGGTCGTTTTACCCCTTTTTTTTTCCGACATGGGATGAGCCTGGCATTACGGACCGGCTGAGGCAGGGGCGCAACTGA
- a CDS encoding S1 family peptidase: MKFLSSVLLFCLALALANVPCRADAALAQTIARVKPSIVGVGSLQKTRTPPMNFIGTGFVTGDGLSVLTCAHVIQKLLDANPNEIIGILTGQGEVAQFRPAKVQALDTEHDLALLRLAGTPLPALALGDAAAVREGQAMAFTGFPLGTLLGLHHVTHRATVSSLTPVVMPSENAQRLDVRRLAQLQKAPYTVFQLDATAYPGSSGSPLFDPETGLVYGIVNMVYVKGLKEAAISAPSGITYAIPGSYMQAILLKNK; the protein is encoded by the coding sequence ATGAAATTCCTGTCTTCCGTCCTATTGTTTTGCCTGGCCCTGGCCCTGGCCAACGTGCCGTGCCGCGCCGATGCGGCGCTGGCGCAAACCATCGCGCGCGTGAAACCGTCCATCGTTGGCGTGGGCAGCCTGCAAAAGACGCGCACGCCGCCCATGAATTTCATCGGCACGGGTTTCGTGACGGGCGACGGCTTGAGCGTGCTCACTTGCGCTCATGTGATCCAGAAACTGCTTGACGCTAACCCGAACGAAATCATCGGCATACTCACGGGCCAGGGCGAGGTGGCGCAATTCCGTCCCGCCAAGGTCCAGGCGCTGGATACGGAACACGACCTGGCCTTGCTGCGCCTGGCGGGCACGCCCCTGCCCGCCCTCGCGCTGGGCGACGCGGCCGCGGTGCGCGAAGGCCAGGCCATGGCGTTTACGGGATTTCCGCTAGGCACCTTGCTTGGTTTGCACCACGTGACGCACCGCGCCACCGTGTCATCGCTGACGCCGGTGGTCATGCCCAGCGAAAACGCGCAGCGCCTCGACGTGCGGCGCCTGGCGCAACTGCAAAAGGCGCCGTACACCGTGTTCCAGCTGGACGCGACGGCGTATCCGGGCAGCAGCGGCAGCCCCCTGTTCGATCCCGAGACCGGTCTCGTCTACGGCATCGTCAACATGGTGTACGTCAAGGGCCTCAAAGAGGCCGCCATCAGCGCGCCCAGCGGCATCACTTACGCGATTCCAGGCAGCTACATGCAGGCGATCTTGCTGAAAAACAAATGA
- the prsT gene encoding XrtA/PEP-CTERM system TPR-repeat protein PrsT — protein MARSLPRPFPGLPAAALCCTLLLPLLTACHGTQSSETLMADAQQYRQKGEARAAIIQLKNLLQKEPDNAAARLLLGSIYIDTGEALSAEKELRKAKSLGLASQQVMPLLGKAWLMLGQFDKVLAEIADDAAQPASVLALRGDALLALGRRDEARALYSRLLEAHPDQVEALLGLARLAALDQQVPAAELLLAQALKSAPANLDALRLQGDLLRLQGRNGAARLAYMRILKIKPDNTQAHIDLANLDIVEKRYLEAAAQLATARKTAPNSLGLLQTQALLDFRQGKNKAALQALQLVLKAAPDHMPSILLAGAVQLALGSPPQAETYLQRFLAVYPRHLYAVKMMTSIELMRGKTDAAIGLLQPMLAAFPDDVELLSLAGEAHLRARQYDKATAYFEQASTLAPDTARLHAALGISRLGMGENSRAINELERASMLDKSTPQAGTMLVMTLLRNKQNDKALASVKMMEQQQKGTNPLLLNLKGGVYLALRDLPAARASFEQALGMDPVYLPALNNLAQIDLAEKKPEQAKQRFERALAKAPKNADLCAALAKLAASEGKTDEARRWLERAHRDNPDAVAPALLLSNFYLKTGAPDKALELARTLQTGHPGDADALALRAQVEYSAGQAPAALDSYSKLASLQTTSAPLQMRIASLHLALGDHHHALQAVKRAQALDPALLEARVVEVAMLLNLNRQREALAVARQVQEQQPKLAAGYKLEGDVLMEQKLPQQAVKLYQHAFGISPIGPLQVQLYRALQASGQDREAETRMAAWLKAHPEDLPTRTYLAGTRLAAKQYRAAIEHFQYVVAKDTGNVVALNDLAWAYQQEKDPRAQATAEQALKLAPDNPAVLDTLGWIVLEQGDVKRATALLRKAAGLAPKSPEVQYHLGAALAKSGDKGGARKQLEQLLAANKDFPQRAAAQALLTQL, from the coding sequence ATGGCCCGTTCCCTGCCCCGCCCTTTCCCTGGCCTGCCTGCCGCCGCGCTGTGCTGCACCCTGCTGCTGCCCCTGCTGACGGCGTGCCACGGCACGCAGAGCAGCGAGACCCTGATGGCCGACGCGCAGCAGTACCGCCAGAAAGGCGAAGCACGGGCCGCCATCATCCAGTTGAAGAACCTGCTGCAAAAGGAACCGGACAATGCGGCCGCGCGCTTGCTGCTGGGCAGCATCTATATCGACACGGGAGAAGCGCTGTCGGCCGAGAAAGAATTGCGCAAGGCAAAGTCGCTGGGCCTGGCGTCGCAGCAAGTGATGCCATTGCTGGGCAAGGCCTGGCTGATGCTGGGCCAGTTCGACAAGGTGCTGGCCGAGATCGCCGACGATGCAGCGCAACCCGCCAGCGTGCTGGCCCTGCGCGGCGATGCCTTGCTGGCCCTGGGCCGCCGGGACGAGGCGCGCGCCCTGTACTCGCGCCTGCTCGAAGCCCACCCCGACCAGGTCGAGGCCTTGCTGGGCCTGGCACGCCTGGCGGCGCTGGACCAGCAAGTGCCGGCGGCCGAGCTGCTGCTGGCGCAAGCCTTGAAAAGCGCGCCCGCCAACCTGGACGCCTTGCGCCTGCAGGGCGATTTGCTGCGTCTGCAAGGCAGGAACGGCGCGGCGCGGCTCGCGTACATGCGCATACTCAAGATAAAACCGGACAATACCCAGGCGCATATCGACCTGGCCAACCTCGACATCGTGGAAAAGCGCTACCTGGAAGCGGCGGCCCAGCTGGCCACGGCGCGCAAGACGGCTCCCAACAGTCTAGGCTTGCTGCAGACGCAGGCGCTGCTCGACTTCCGCCAGGGCAAGAACAAGGCGGCCTTGCAAGCTTTGCAACTGGTGCTCAAGGCGGCGCCCGATCACATGCCGTCCATCCTGCTGGCCGGCGCCGTGCAACTGGCGCTCGGCTCGCCGCCCCAGGCGGAAACCTATCTGCAGCGCTTCCTGGCCGTGTACCCCAGGCATCTGTATGCCGTCAAGATGATGACCTCGATTGAGTTGATGCGCGGCAAGACCGATGCGGCCATCGGCTTGCTGCAACCGATGCTGGCCGCCTTCCCCGACGACGTGGAATTGCTGTCGCTGGCCGGCGAAGCCCACTTGCGCGCGCGCCAGTACGACAAGGCAACAGCGTATTTCGAACAGGCCAGCACCCTGGCGCCGGACACGGCCAGGCTGCACGCGGCGCTGGGTATCAGCCGCCTGGGCATGGGCGAGAACAGCCGCGCCATCAATGAACTGGAACGCGCCAGCATGCTCGACAAGAGCACGCCGCAAGCGGGCACCATGCTGGTGATGACCTTGCTGCGCAACAAGCAGAACGACAAGGCCCTGGCCAGCGTCAAGATGATGGAGCAACAGCAGAAAGGCACGAATCCCTTGCTGCTGAACCTGAAAGGCGGTGTCTACCTGGCCTTGCGCGACTTGCCCGCCGCGCGCGCCAGTTTCGAGCAAGCCCTGGGCATGGATCCCGTGTATTTACCTGCCTTGAACAACCTGGCACAGATCGACCTGGCCGAGAAAAAGCCGGAGCAGGCGAAACAGCGCTTCGAGCGGGCGCTGGCGAAGGCGCCGAAAAATGCCGACCTGTGCGCGGCGCTGGCCAAGCTGGCCGCATCGGAGGGCAAGACGGACGAGGCGCGGCGCTGGCTCGAACGGGCCCACCGCGACAATCCCGACGCCGTCGCGCCGGCTCTGCTGCTGAGTAACTTTTACCTGAAGACGGGCGCGCCCGACAAGGCGCTGGAACTGGCGCGCACCCTGCAGACGGGCCATCCGGGCGATGCCGATGCGCTGGCCCTGCGCGCCCAGGTCGAGTACAGCGCCGGCCAGGCGCCGGCCGCGCTCGACAGCTACAGCAAGCTGGCCAGCCTGCAAACCACCTCCGCGCCCTTGCAGATGCGCATCGCCAGCCTGCACCTGGCGCTGGGCGACCATCATCATGCGCTGCAAGCCGTCAAGCGGGCGCAGGCGCTTGACCCGGCCTTGCTGGAAGCGCGCGTGGTGGAAGTGGCGATGCTGCTGAACCTGAACCGCCAGCGCGAGGCGCTGGCCGTGGCGCGCCAGGTGCAGGAACAGCAGCCGAAGCTGGCAGCCGGCTACAAGCTCGAGGGCGACGTGCTGATGGAGCAAAAGCTGCCGCAGCAAGCCGTCAAGCTGTACCAGCACGCCTTCGGCATCAGCCCCATCGGCCCCTTGCAGGTGCAGCTGTACCGCGCCTTGCAGGCGTCGGGACAGGACCGCGAAGCCGAGACGCGCATGGCCGCCTGGCTGAAAGCCCATCCGGAAGACTTGCCGACACGCACCTATCTGGCGGGTACCCGGCTGGCAGCGAAGCAATACCGCGCCGCCATCGAGCACTTCCAGTATGTCGTTGCCAAGGACACGGGCAACGTGGTGGCGCTGAACGACCTGGCCTGGGCGTATCAGCAGGAAAAAGATCCGCGCGCGCAAGCCACGGCCGAGCAGGCACTCAAGCTGGCGCCCGACAATCCCGCCGTGCTCGACACCCTGGGCTGGATCGTGCTGGAGCAAGGCGACGTCAAGCGCGCCACGGCCCTGCTGCGCAAGGCGGCGGGCCTCGCGCCGAAGTCGCCCGAAGTGCAGTATCACCTGGGCGCGGCCCTGGCGAAATCGGGCGACAAGGGCGGTGCGCGCAAGCAACTGGAACAACTGCTGGCCGCCAACAAGGACTTTCCGCAGCGGGCCGCAGCGCAAGCCTTGCTGACCCAGCTGTAG
- a CDS encoding nucleotide sugar dehydrogenase, whose translation MDSNVDSNAGVVAVVGLGYVGLQLAVAFGMRQRTIGFDLSVRKVESYQRHIDPTGEVSHEQLLAAQWLSVGCDPAELQLADFIVVAVPTPVDSAHNPDFSALAGASAAVGRHMRRGAIVIYESTVYPGATEEICIPILEQHSGLRWKEDFHVGFSPERINPGDRDHTLHSIRKVVSGDDAATLDKVATLYEGVVEAGVHRASSIRVAEAAKVIENTQRDLNIALMNELAIIFDRIGIDTLEVLQAAGTKWNFLPFRPGLVGGHCIGVDPYYLTHKAEMLGYHPHVILAGRRINDGMAKFVAEKTIKEMVRAGFKLKGSHVNVLGLTFKENCPDLRNSKVVDMIHELQSYGVQVHVHDPVADGREALEEYGLSLESWEQLPRAEAIISAVSHQALLARPLADFQAKVQENGCFIDIKSHFDPRPLEDGGLHVWRL comes from the coding sequence ATGGACAGCAATGTGGATAGCAATGCGGGTGTGGTGGCGGTGGTGGGGCTCGGTTATGTGGGCTTGCAACTGGCCGTGGCGTTTGGCATGCGCCAGCGCACGATCGGCTTTGACTTGTCGGTCCGCAAGGTGGAAAGCTACCAGCGCCACATCGACCCGACGGGCGAAGTCAGCCATGAACAGCTGCTGGCCGCGCAATGGCTGAGCGTCGGCTGCGATCCGGCCGAGCTGCAACTGGCCGATTTCATCGTCGTGGCCGTGCCCACGCCCGTCGACAGCGCGCACAATCCCGATTTCTCGGCCCTGGCCGGCGCCAGCGCGGCCGTCGGCCGCCACATGCGGCGCGGCGCCATCGTCATCTACGAATCCACCGTGTATCCGGGCGCCACCGAGGAAATCTGCATCCCCATCCTCGAGCAGCATTCGGGCCTGCGCTGGAAGGAGGATTTTCATGTGGGCTTTTCACCCGAGCGCATCAACCCGGGCGACAGGGATCATACCCTGCACAGCATTCGCAAGGTGGTCTCGGGCGACGATGCGGCCACCCTGGACAAGGTGGCCACCCTGTACGAAGGCGTGGTCGAGGCCGGCGTGCACCGTGCCTCGAGCATTCGCGTGGCCGAGGCGGCCAAGGTGATCGAAAACACGCAGCGCGACCTGAATATCGCGCTGATGAACGAGCTGGCCATCATCTTCGACCGCATCGGCATCGATACCCTGGAAGTGCTGCAGGCGGCGGGCACGAAATGGAATTTTCTGCCGTTCCGGCCCGGACTCGTGGGCGGACACTGCATCGGCGTCGACCCATACTATTTGACGCACAAGGCGGAAATGCTCGGCTACCACCCGCACGTGATCCTGGCCGGGCGCCGCATCAACGACGGCATGGCCAAGTTCGTGGCGGAAAAAACCATCAAGGAGATGGTGCGCGCCGGCTTCAAATTGAAGGGCTCGCATGTGAACGTGCTGGGCCTGACCTTCAAGGAAAATTGCCCGGACCTGCGCAACTCGAAAGTGGTCGACATGATCCACGAATTGCAATCGTACGGCGTGCAGGTCCATGTGCACGATCCCGTCGCCGATGGCCGTGAAGCGCTGGAAGAATACGGGCTATCGCTGGAAAGCTGGGAGCAGCTGCCGCGGGCCGAGGCCATCATCAGCGCCGTTTCGCACCAGGCCCTGCTGGCCCGCCCGCTGGCCGATTTCCAGGCCAAGGTGCAGGAAAATGGCTGCTTCATCGACATCAAATCGCATTTCGACCCCCGTCCGCTCGAGGATGGCGGCCTGCACGTATGGCGGCTGTGA
- a CDS encoding XrtA-associated tyrosine autokinase: protein MSSKDSGKQEPTILGVAEAGVPYGAEGADGADGADTARSPQYRPLNLARLAEQGMLTHDGGRSSVAEDFRIIKRPLLRQARASGAEAIRHGNLIVVTSAMPGEGKTYCAINLAMSIAMEMDITVLLVDADVARPSVLKVLGLPPEPGLMDVLLDPQLAMADVILKTNVANLSILPAGRSNKHATELLASRAMSRLLAEIASRYADRIVVFDSPPLLITSEAHALVGQMGQVVMVVEAETTTQHAVKEALRQIESCEHIHLIYNKTKSFPGNDYYGYGHYD from the coding sequence ATGAGCAGCAAGGACAGCGGCAAGCAGGAACCCACGATCCTGGGCGTGGCCGAGGCCGGCGTGCCGTATGGCGCGGAAGGTGCGGATGGCGCGGATGGCGCGGACACGGCCCGCTCGCCCCAGTACCGCCCCCTGAACCTGGCCCGGCTGGCCGAGCAAGGCATGCTCACGCACGATGGCGGGCGCAGCTCGGTGGCCGAGGATTTCCGCATCATCAAGCGCCCGCTGCTGCGCCAGGCGCGCGCCAGCGGCGCCGAGGCCATCCGCCACGGCAACCTGATCGTCGTCACCAGCGCCATGCCGGGCGAAGGCAAGACGTATTGCGCCATCAACCTGGCCATGAGCATCGCCATGGAAATGGATATCACGGTACTGCTGGTCGATGCCGACGTGGCGCGCCCGTCCGTGCTGAAAGTGCTGGGCCTGCCACCGGAACCGGGGCTGATGGACGTGCTGCTCGACCCGCAACTGGCCATGGCCGACGTGATCCTGAAAACCAACGTTGCCAACCTGAGCATCTTGCCCGCCGGGCGCAGCAACAAGCACGCGACGGAATTGCTGGCCAGCCGCGCCATGAGCCGGTTGCTGGCCGAGATCGCCAGCCGCTATGCCGACCGCATCGTCGTCTTCGACTCGCCGCCTCTGCTGATCACCAGCGAGGCGCACGCGCTGGTGGGGCAGATGGGACAAGTGGTGATGGTGGTCGAGGCGGAAACGACGACCCAGCACGCCGTCAAGGAAGCGCTGCGCCAGATCGAGTCGTGCGAACACATTCATTTGATCTACAACAAGACCAAATCGTTCCCCGGCAACGACTACTACGGCTATGGCCATTACGATTAG
- a CDS encoding XrtA system polysaccharide chain length determinant produces MEELIQQLLSSLKGIWKYRWHAVLVAWLVAIAGFIKVITLPDDFQTSARVFVDTQTILKPLMAGMTSVPNTEQQVAIMSRTLLSRPNVERVMRMVDLDLDSKTVREHEAQLDDLMSRIKITGTNAYDIYTISYSGRDPKLVRDVVQSLLTIFVEGSFQGKKGDTQKAVQFIDEQIKNYEDKLSAAENLVKEFKIRNNLLLPRQGIDYGSQLLMSSDSLNNAKLELVEAEQSRKAIQSQIEGDEPVLDLEPNASAITNPELDERIASINKNLDSLRMQFTELHPDIIASKRLVAQLEERKIEESKLKTAAGDPGKNYSPMLQQLKVALTDADAKVAAIKARVQEYSARNERLLAQSNAVPEVESQLAQLNRDYIINKENYEKLIGRREAAKLSGELSSTTEMMAFKIIDPPTVQYAPVGPNRPLLFSAALGAALVAGVATALLISQVRPTFLSPAELRDATGLNVLGTVSMNWTALQQVRRRRARYGFGACLGSLFVLYGGVMTAALLKF; encoded by the coding sequence ATGGAAGAATTGATACAGCAACTGCTTTCCAGCCTGAAAGGTATCTGGAAGTACCGCTGGCATGCGGTGCTGGTGGCGTGGCTGGTGGCCATCGCCGGCTTCATCAAGGTGATCACCCTGCCCGACGACTTCCAGACGTCGGCGCGCGTGTTTGTCGATACGCAAACCATCCTCAAACCGCTGATGGCCGGCATGACCAGCGTGCCGAACACGGAACAGCAGGTGGCCATCATGAGCCGCACCCTGCTCAGCCGGCCGAACGTGGAGCGCGTCATGCGCATGGTCGACCTCGACCTCGATTCGAAGACCGTGCGCGAGCACGAAGCCCAGCTCGACGACTTGATGAGCCGCATCAAGATCACCGGCACCAACGCGTATGACATCTACACCATCAGCTACAGCGGGCGCGACCCGAAGCTGGTGCGCGACGTGGTGCAAAGCCTGCTGACCATCTTTGTCGAAGGCAGTTTCCAGGGCAAGAAAGGGGATACGCAGAAGGCGGTGCAATTCATCGACGAGCAGATCAAGAATTACGAGGACAAGCTGAGCGCGGCGGAAAACCTGGTGAAGGAATTCAAGATCCGCAACAACCTGCTGCTGCCGCGCCAGGGCATCGATTATGGCAGCCAGCTGCTGATGTCATCCGATAGCCTGAACAATGCCAAGCTGGAACTGGTCGAGGCGGAACAATCGCGCAAGGCCATCCAGAGCCAGATCGAGGGCGACGAGCCCGTGCTCGACCTGGAGCCGAACGCTTCGGCCATCACGAATCCCGAACTCGACGAGCGCATCGCGTCGATCAACAAGAACCTCGACAGCCTGCGCATGCAATTTACGGAATTGCATCCCGACATCATCGCCTCGAAGCGCCTGGTGGCCCAGCTGGAAGAACGCAAGATCGAGGAAAGCAAGCTGAAAACGGCGGCCGGCGACCCGGGCAAGAACTACAGCCCCATGCTGCAGCAGCTGAAGGTGGCGTTGACGGACGCGGATGCCAAGGTGGCCGCCATCAAGGCCCGCGTGCAGGAATACAGCGCGCGCAATGAGCGCCTGCTGGCGCAGAGCAATGCCGTGCCCGAAGTGGAGTCGCAGCTGGCGCAGCTCAACCGCGACTACATCATCAACAAGGAAAACTATGAAAAGCTGATCGGCCGGCGCGAAGCGGCCAAGCTGTCGGGCGAACTCAGTTCCACCACCGAGATGATGGCCTTCAAGATCATCGACCCGCCCACGGTGCAATATGCGCCCGTCGGCCCGAACCGCCCGCTGCTGTTCAGCGCGGCGCTGGGCGCGGCCCTGGTGGCCGGCGTCGCCACGGCCCTCCTGATCAGCCAGGTGCGCCCCACCTTTCTCAGTCCCGCCGAACTGCGCGATGCCACGGGCTTGAACGTGCTGGGCACGGTATCGATGAACTGGACGGCGCTGCAGCAGGTGCGCCGCCGCCGCGCCCGCTATGGCTTTGGCGCCTGCCTGGGCAGCCTGTTCGTGCTGTACGGCGGGGTCATGACGGCCGCGCTGCTGAAATTCTAG
- a CDS encoding XrtA/PEP-CTERM system exopolysaccharide export protein, giving the protein MNPFRRAFVCNTLVLAGAASLLGACRTRHPLAPADDSAPMHDYLIGPGDSVNIIVWRNPEVSLTVAVRPDGKITTPLVEDLPASGKTSTQLARDIEQALSKFIQQPVVTVIVTNFSGPYGEQIRVIGEAAKPQALPYRLGMSLMDVLIAVGGITDFAAGNKASIIRMREGNQQQLRVRLDDLLKEGDISANVMMRPGDVLLIPESFF; this is encoded by the coding sequence ATGAATCCGTTTCGCCGTGCATTTGTCTGCAACACGCTGGTTCTGGCGGGCGCTGCCAGCCTGCTCGGTGCCTGCCGCACGCGCCATCCGCTGGCACCGGCCGACGACAGCGCGCCCATGCACGATTACCTGATCGGACCGGGCGACTCCGTCAACATCATCGTCTGGCGCAACCCGGAAGTGTCGCTGACGGTGGCCGTGCGGCCGGACGGCAAGATCACCACGCCGCTGGTCGAGGATTTGCCTGCCAGCGGCAAGACGTCGACCCAGCTGGCGCGCGACATCGAGCAAGCGTTGAGCAAGTTCATCCAGCAGCCCGTGGTGACGGTCATCGTCACCAATTTTTCGGGCCCGTATGGCGAGCAGATCCGCGTCATCGGCGAGGCGGCCAAGCCGCAGGCGCTGCCATACCGGCTGGGCATGTCGCTGATGGACGTGCTCATCGCCGTGGGCGGCATTACCGATTTTGCGGCCGGCAACAAGGCCAGCATCATCCGCATGCGCGAAGGCAACCAGCAGCAGTTGCGCGTGCGCCTCGATGATTTATTGAAAGAAGGCGATATTTCCGCCAACGTCATGATGCGGCCGGGCGACGTGCTGCTGATACCGGAAAGCTTCTTTTAA
- a CDS encoding SDR family oxidoreductase, whose product MAAVMAADAFDRAANTAQGATAGSPAAGAYAQACAQLASAPRRWLVTGVAGFIGSHLLETLLHLGQEVRGLDNFMTGHRHNLELVRASVGEQAWRRFTFIEGDIRDPQACARACGAPVQAAGIGLGGSETDGETSAADGGSGPGGSLAGRGRAGPDGSGAAVAVDYVLHQAALGSVSRSLEDPLLCHAVNVSGFLNILAAARDAGVRRFVYAASSATYGDHPALPKVEQHIGSPLSPYALSKYVNELYAQVYARCYAMQTVGLRYFNVFGPRQDPLGAYAAVIPRWIAAMLDNQAVHIHGDGATSRDFCFVHNAVQANILAATGTDPAAVNQVYNVAVNARTSLTQLHATMQQMLLAVHPQHVQQAPRYGEFRAGDVRHSQADIAKAARLLGYVPTHNLAQGLRHTIAWYVALAGRT is encoded by the coding sequence ATGGCGGCTGTGATGGCGGCCGATGCCTTCGACCGGGCTGCAAACACGGCGCAAGGCGCCACTGCTGGCAGCCCGGCTGCCGGCGCCTACGCGCAAGCGTGCGCGCAGCTGGCCAGCGCACCGCGCCGCTGGCTGGTGACGGGCGTGGCCGGCTTCATCGGTTCGCACCTGCTGGAAACCTTGCTGCACCTGGGCCAGGAAGTGCGCGGGCTCGACAATTTCATGACAGGCCACCGGCACAACCTGGAACTGGTGCGCGCCAGCGTGGGAGAACAGGCGTGGCGGCGCTTCACCTTCATCGAAGGCGATATCCGCGACCCGCAGGCGTGCGCGCGCGCGTGTGGTGCGCCGGTGCAGGCCGCCGGCATCGGCCTCGGCGGCAGTGAGACCGATGGTGAGACAAGCGCTGCCGATGGTGGTAGCGGTCCCGGCGGCAGTTTGGCCGGGCGCGGCCGTGCCGGTCCGGACGGTTCCGGCGCAGCCGTCGCCGTCGATTATGTGCTGCACCAGGCGGCGCTCGGTTCCGTCTCGCGTTCGCTGGAAGACCCGCTGCTGTGCCACGCCGTCAATGTCAGCGGCTTCCTGAACATACTGGCCGCCGCCCGCGACGCAGGCGTGCGGCGCTTCGTGTACGCGGCTTCCAGCGCCACGTATGGCGACCATCCGGCCCTGCCGAAAGTGGAACAGCACATCGGCTCGCCCTTGTCGCCGTATGCCTTGAGTAAATATGTCAACGAACTGTATGCGCAAGTGTATGCGCGCTGCTACGCCATGCAGACGGTGGGACTGCGCTATTTCAATGTCTTCGGTCCGCGCCAGGATCCGCTGGGTGCCTACGCGGCCGTCATTCCCCGCTGGATCGCCGCCATGCTGGACAACCAGGCCGTGCACATCCATGGCGACGGCGCCACCAGCCGCGACTTCTGCTTCGTGCACAATGCCGTGCAAGCCAATATCCTCGCCGCCACCGGCACCGACCCGGCGGCTGTGAACCAGGTCTACAACGTGGCCGTCAACGCCCGCACCAGCCTGACGCAGTTGCACGCCACCATGCAGCAAATGCTGCTGGCCGTCCACCCGCAGCACGTGCAGCAGGCGCCGCGGTACGGCGAGTTTCGCGCCGGCGACGTGCGCCATTCGCAGGCGGACATCGCCAAGGCGGCCCGTTTGCTCGGCTATGTACCCACGCACAACCTGGCGCAAGGCTTGCGGCACACCATCGCCTGGTATGTGGCGCTTGCTGGCCGCACCTGA